aaactCGTTTTGAACATTGGCCACAAGTTGCAGCACTGTACAGGGACAAATGTCCCAAGGCACCTGTGAGTGGGTGCACAGAGGAACATTCCAATGCCTGGCCATTACTGTAGATTGCTATGATGTAACCCCATCCCCAAAAAATTCCATCGGTACGGTGCGAAACGGAGcgcattgtttttatttgctcCGAAACCGCGCTTGTACCGTTCTGGGACGGATCCTTGATGTTCAGTTCGGTTCGGATCCTTGATTTTTCGATCCGCGGTACGGTTACGGTTCGGAAAACCGTTGGCACCCTTAGTTGTTACATaaaacgattttttaaaaatccagcAATTCTAAATTGTAATAACGGATtgctatttatttattgtttttttttatttattttccttttggcAGGAAAAGTGTCGCGAAGATGCGGAGTGCTTAACTCAAGGAACCTACTGTCTTCAGGGCTTTTGCGATGGGCACTGCATTCCTTGTCAgcaatttctccggaacccccCTTATTCTGGGGACTGCGCTAAGCATGAAGAAGACTGTGGTTCTTGTCTCCCAAAGTAGGCCTATAATCAATCAATTTGCATCTCTCTGTGCTGATATTATATATCAATTTACCTTTAAACACTATTACTTTTTGGGTCAGTACGCGTGCTGAAGAATTGGTAGGGATGCGTCACGCTTTTCGGTGTAAAAAGGTTGACGAGTTTATTCCGGCAATAAACACGCAGCAGCCTTTTACCATACCCGAATGGCTTACTTGGACGCTCAGCGTTGTTGCCGTGGCATTGACGGTCACCGTGGCCACCCTTTACATGaggcacaaaaaaaattcaggtgTGATCAAAGTTAGCGAATTTATAATACGCCTCGTTGTTGCTCATCATCTTTTGGTAAATGAATTCTTTCGCTGATTGGCGAAATGAAGAAGAGAGGATACAGCCTGTTACAATGGACGTGCGGCCAAATGAAGAACGACCTTTGATGGAGCTTGTGAATCATGTTCAAGCCCAGCCAATGAACGATCCGTCTGGCAGTAATTTGGGGGAGAATTTGAATCCTTCTGCACACAGATTGTTTTCGGATGAACCATCCCATTCAGAAGGAAGCGCGAACAATGACGTATTAACCGGGGTGAACGAAGGTGTAACAGTAGGACTTTCCAATTATCGAAACGGTAAGCCATCTAGATTTTTTGTTCTTACGTTTAGCTGAAAGTTTCATGACTTCTATAAATGACTGACTGAAAATgattttgtagaaacaagaaatcaaGGGGATAATTCTGGTGTACTACATGAAGAGACTATGAATCAAAGAGAACCACCATCCATTCTACCTTCGACCACTTTGCCAACTTCCGATGGAGTCCCTTTTTCCATCGAAATAGAACCGAATGGCTCGGATAAGGGATCGGGGAAAGAAAGCGGGGATAAGTGCTACGAGGATATAAAATTTTGGTTTCTACTAAAGATTAATAGAATAATTCCCAGGGCAGCAGGACGCGAGAATAACAACGCGAACAGCGAATAAGAATGTTGAGTAAATTCCATATACAGTCGCGAATTTATCATTAAATAAGTCaggtggtaaaaaaaaaatgaaaacataatGCTAGTGCTGTTCCTATATACGATAGAATTTCACAAAATTAACTTTGAAAGGAATTTAAGAAATTAATACCAGTTATAACCCAACCCGCCTTTAAGGTACATAATCGTGCACTAATAATTTGAATTGTCATTTGAAATCGTTGCTGATGTGAGTTAATCAAGTGTCGCTCTAAATTCACAGATAAAAAGTATTGCTCCTATGATAAGGCTCCGTCGGCTCACGTCACGAAAATACCGCAAAAGACTCCCTCgtacactgttaaaaaaaagcCCCTATTTTCGGTGAAATTTGCACCTAAGTGGCACTCTGCCAATTAGGTGGAAATTTcccggaaaaaaaattttaggagAGGCTCTCTAAAATCGGGAAATAGTCCCCCGAAAACTGGTTAAAATAAAACCTAAATAAAGATAGATTTTTCGGTAAAATTGAAACCATAAGCCCCGTTTGTTTAACAAgattcaaaaataattgaaataaaaagcgTATAATTAAAACTGAACATGATCTTTATTATTAATGTCTTCTTTGTTAACAAATTAAGGCGAGCACATTAACTCTATGCAATAACAATCAAATCAATTAGGTAAGATGAAATTGGCTGGCAGTGGCACTGAAGTTGGTTCTCGTCTTTCTTTCAGTACAGCAGTTGTCAGACACGTTGTCTTTGAGGGTGGATTCCGCGATTGCAAacacaattttcttttctttaggTTTTTCGCAACGCTTCTAATATTTTGGGCATGGTCATCACAGCTGCTGTCGACGATATCAGTACTTGTTTCTGAATTGTCTAACACACAGTTTCCTTCAGAGGCATCTTTTAAGACAAATGAAGTTATGTTGAAATCAAAAACTTATTTTCATAAAACAGATATACCTCGCAAGGAATGAGAAGAAGCATTTTCAGCAACCAATTCTTgtggaagaacaaaaaaattatctgaaaaaattaacaaaaattataagacaTAATTACATCATCAACCAATTTCATGAATTTAAGTACCATGTGAAATGTCATAAGTGGAGACATTTTGTGACGAGTGATCTAAGAAATTTACATTAGCTGAAAGAAAGTTTTATCATTAACTCTATTTTAAAACATATATACCATATATAGTAACAGGAGTAGACACATTTTCAACTACCAATTCTTTTATAAATTCATCTGGGAAGtgataaaattttgattaaatgttaatgttaactaattttcaaaaaacatCCTTACCATTTGAAACAAGAGGCATAGAAGAAGGATCCATAACTGCAGCATCTATCATAATTAACAAGTAATCTGCACTGTATTTACTTAGCTTCATAATTTTATCAATTTTCGATTGTAAATACCTGTTGTAGCAGCATGGAGAGACCTTTTGGCTGAGGTTTTGAACCAGACTTAACTGGCGAATCCTCGCCCACAACAACCCATACACCTTCTTTAATGTCACTTTGTCTTTTAAAGACTAAGTCACGATCCTTTAATGAATTTTGCACTCTTTCACTCTTGgctatcaattttttttttatcaaagcAAGATCTGAATACTTTCCATTTTCATTAGAAAAACCAATCTCAAAATTATCATCTGAATCCTCGTCTCCTTTAGATTCAAGCACTACAATTACATTTTTACGATCTGAATCTACCATTTTTAGGGTTACTGAGAGTTACTTTCCACGTTTTAAATAGAAAACTGAACTTTAGGTTGGACAATGAAAGCATGTAGACAGTGTAGCTATCAATGGCCGACTGATTTTCAAGAATTCCCGTAGGTTATAGTTGAACACATTGACGTTGCCATACAGTGAAATATGGTTTTGGTGATTATTGACAATTAGGGCTCGGCCTCGATACCTGAACCCCAAAAAACCGCACTgacctacccgaaaaatggccGATCGGTTGCGACCCGGGTAGGTACTTTTCGAGCGGTTCGGTTCGGTTCAAAATACCCGGTGAAACCGATAGCCCCGGCGGCATCTTGAAAAAATGGCACATTTATGGCGCTAAATGAGAAAGACATGAAAAACATGAAGAATTTCCCGAATTTTGAACTTAAATAAAATGTCTGGGTAAGATCCGGGGCAGaagtcgggtaatcgggtggGGATTATAtggttattattattcatATATATTAATCGGGATTAATATGGTATACCA
The DNA window shown above is from Daphnia magna isolate NIES linkage group LG9, ASM2063170v1.1, whole genome shotgun sequence and carries:
- the LOC116930644 gene encoding uncharacterized protein LOC116930644 isoform X3 codes for the protein MCSATNNQKAIQTAQKTRSSVLLCICFFTVSLSPFVHGLETEKCREDAECLTQGTYCLQGFCDGHCIPCQQFLRNPPYSGDCAKHEEDCGSCLPNTRAEELVGMRHAFRCKKVDEFIPAINTQQPFTIPEWLTWTLSVVAVALTVTVATLYMRHKKNSERIQPVTMDVRPNEERPLMELVNHVQAQPMNDPSGSNLGENLNPSAHRLFSDEPSHSEGSANNDVLTGVNEGVTVGLSNYRNETRNQGDNSGVLHEETMNQREPPSILPSTTLPTSDGVPFSIEIEPNGSDKGSGKESGDKCYEDIKFWFLLKINRIIPRAAGRENNNANSE
- the LOC116930644 gene encoding uncharacterized protein LOC116930644 isoform X2 gives rise to the protein MCSATNNQKAIQTAQKTRSSVLLCICFFTVSLSPFVHGLETEKCREDAECLTQGTYCLQGFCDGHCIPCQQFLRNPPYSGDCAKHEEDCGSCLPNTRAEELVGMRHAFRCKKVDEFIPAINTQQPFTIPEWLTWTLSVVAVALTVTVATLYMRHKKNSEERIQPVTMDVRPNEERPLMELVNHVQAQPMNDPSGSNLGENLNPSAHRLFSDEPSHSEGSANNDVLTGVNEGVTVGLSNYRNETRNQGDNSGVLHEETMNQREPPSILPSTTLPTSDGVPFSIEIEPNGSDKGSGKESGDKCYEDIKFWFLLKINRIIPRAAGRENNNANSE
- the LOC123466418 gene encoding uncharacterized protein LOC123466418; the encoded protein is MDPSSMPLVSNDEFIKELVVENVSTPVTIYDHSSQNVSTYDISHDNFFVLPQELVAENASSHSLRDASEGNCVLDNSETSTDIVDSSCDDHAQNIRSVAKNLKKRKLCLQSRNPPSKTTCLTTAVLKERREPTSVPLPANFILPN